In Pseudomonadota bacterium, the DNA window TTAGAATCTAATACGCTTCCTGTTAAAAGAACATAACCATCTTGTACAGCTAATCCAATATGTGTGAATAGTTTCGGATCCTTTTGAAGCCATGCGGCATCAATTTTAGAACGAATTTCTGTATCACTTAAGACACCTTCTACCCCCCGGTCTTGTGTTGCCATATCAACAACCCCTGCCCCTCCTCCAACAAGAGCTGGTCCACACCCGCTTAGAAGAGAAAGACCTCCTACAAAACAGAGACAACTTTCAATTATTTTATAAGTTATATTCATAACGAGGTCTCCTTTCAAAAATATGCAGAAAAATTAAATCAACAGAAGCCAATAAAAAATAACTATCCTTATTTAAGGATAACAAATTTATCGTTGAAAGTATAGTTATTCTGACCCTATCAGGTATTCTTATCTTTCAAAATCATCAAGGGGGGATCGAAGATGGCGGTCATTTATGATTTTTTTTCCAGTACTTTCTTCTGTGGTGCTTTCGGTTGTCTCAGAACTCACTGTTGCTTTTCTTGTATTAGATTTAGGAGACTCACAGGCAGCAAGAAGCGAGAGACTCCCAATGACGCCAAGGTATCCTAATGCCATTTTATAATTTATAGATTTCATATAAAAACTCCTTTTTAAAGTTTATGAGAAAGATAAAGAAAATAAATTTTATGTTTACAAAGACAATTATTTTTTTATTTATACTATTTTTAAAAAAAAACGCAATATCATAGATTCTCAATAAGGATAGAGTTTTCAACAAAAAAATATTCTATATCTTTCTTCTGAAAAAATCTTATTGATTTTTTATGCTTGTTTTGGAGAATCTTTATGTTTTGTATGCGTATTTTCATCAATTAGCTTAATTTCTATGCGCTCCTTCGATTGTCCAATATTTTTTCTTCTTAAAGTGATAAATCCAACTTCTCCAGTTGATTTAACATGAGTCCCCCCGCAAGGGACTTTTGAAAAACCCTCAATTTCCCAAAAACGTCGTTGATTTTTAATGTCTGAAAATCCTGTTTTAATGGGCATATCTTTTTCAATAATAGCGTTATATTCTGATAATATTTCTTCAAAAAATAGAAAGATATTTTGATCGAAGATAAAATCAATGCGCGCTTTATCTTCTGCAATGTGCGCACCAATTTTTTCAAGGTTAAGTTTTCGCGTAACAAGTTCAAGAACAAGTTCAGCTGCAAAATGAAGTCGCATGAGTCTATAGCGCCTCGGCCAGTTAAGCTCTAAGAGGACTTCATCTCCAGGAGAAAAGTTATGACCCTCTTGAAATGTATAATAAATCAAGAAACCATCTATTTCTGAGCCCGTAATTGGCAAGCCATTAAGGGTAGCATTGTCGCTTTCTTGCCCTCCTGAAAAAGAAAAGGCAATAGTTTCTTTTAAAAGAACTTTATTTCCTAAAACTGAGAGTACGTGAGTTTTTAAAGTCTTCTGATAAGGATCATCCCAAAAGGTTTTATGCATACATTTAAGTCCAAACTTTATATAATATACTGATTTTTATTGAAAAATAAATTAATTTTAACAAAAAGCAAATTAAATTCAAATTTTGTCTCTTTCCAAAATAGAAATAAATTTTAAAAAGAAGGATCTTAATTTTAACTTAATAAGGTGTTTTTTCCATTGAGATTTAATGCAAAACCACGTAGGTTATGTTCGTTCTTTAAAGAAAATTAAAATTTATAAATAAGATTTAGGAAGCCTTATATGCCGAAGTAGCTCAGCTGGTAGAGCAACTGATTCGTAATCAGTAGGTCGGGTGTTCGATTCACCTCTTCGGCACCAGCATCTTAAAGAAATTATGATATTTTGAAACGTAAAGAATAAATCTGTTGCGTCAATCGATTCAGCTCATTTTTATTCCAGGGTTTTTGCGATGCTTCTCTAATATCAAATGTGACTTACATA includes these proteins:
- a CDS encoding alanyl-tRNA editing protein — its product is MHKTFWDDPYQKTLKTHVLSVLGNKVLLKETIAFSFSGGQESDNATLNGLPITGSEIDGFLIYYTFQEGHNFSPGDEVLLELNWPRRYRLMRLHFAAELVLELVTRKLNLEKIGAHIAEDKARIDFIFDQNIFLFFEEILSEYNAIIEKDMPIKTGFSDIKNQRRFWEIEGFSKVPCGGTHVKSTGEVGFITLRRKNIGQSKERIEIKLIDENTHTKHKDSPKQA